In a genomic window of Gambusia affinis linkage group LG04, SWU_Gaff_1.0, whole genome shotgun sequence:
- the LOC122830315 gene encoding uncharacterized protein LOC122830315 isoform X1, translated as MLVRLLFLSMSSALSRHVIWQSEGLVAYLNPRPWTPGSVILESSSPGGAGGSIFHLSESECSAWLLGARTVAELLCDRLGVRRCALVSRPHRDRPAQIRVLPLHGLDAEWRPHLAGEEEHNAHDPGYCTSKTAPRWSDSSLTDVQNRIRARLPLPDAPPDLTFLGDDPAHAGLFSRIVRGEEKQWRVWEDESHVAFLTPFPNSPGFTVLVPRRPLTSDIFRLQRGDYEALASAARKVSLLLEEGLGAWGVGLIFEGFEIDYAHAKLIPLLSPSPSGEGNGAATPRSPHFHPTYPGYVTSEDGPEADPENLKELHAKITEA; from the exons ATGCTGGTTAGGCTCCTTTTTCTCAG CATGTCCTCCGCTCTGTCTCGTCATGTGATCTGGCAGTCCGAGGGGCTGGTGGCCTACCTGAACCCCCGGCCCTGGACCCCGGGCTCCGTGATCCTGGAGAGCAGTTCTCCGGGCGGCGCGGGAGGCAGCATCTTCCACCTCAGCGAGTCCGAGTGCTCCGCCTGGCTGCTGGGGGCGAGGACCGTCGCTGAGCTGCTGTGTGACAGGCTGGGTGTTCGGAGGTGTGCTCTGGTCAGCAGACCCCACAGAGACAGACCTGCTCAG ATCCGTGTCCTGCCCCTCCACGGTCTGGACGCAGAGTGGCGCCCCCACCTGGCCGGAGAAGAGGAGCACAACGCTCACGACCCGGGATACTGCACCTCCAAAACGGCTCCTCGATGGAGCGACTCCAGCCTGACTGACGTTCAGAACCGGATCAGGGCGAGGCTGCCGCTCCCCGACGCGCCGCCCGACCTCACGTTCCTGGGCGACGACCCGGCTCACGCCGGCCTCTTCTCGCGCATCGTCCGAGGGGAGGAGAAGCAGTGGCGCGTGTGGGAGGACGAAAGCCACGTCGCCTTTCTCACTCCTTTCCCCAACTCCCCCGGCTTCACCGTGCTGGTTCCGCggcgacctctgacctctgacataTTCAGACTGCAGAGAGGAGACTACGAAGCGCTGGCGTCGGCCGCCAGGAAGGTGTCGCTGCTCTTGGAGGAAGGACTCGGCGCCTGGGGGGTGGGGCTCATTTTCGAGGGCTTTGAAATCGACTACGCTCACGCCAAGCTGATCCCGCTGCTGTCACCTTCGCCGTCAGGGGAAGGAAACGGAGCCGCCACGCCGCGCTCCCCGCACTTCCACCCCACTTACCCGGGTTATGTCACGTCAGAGGACGGGCCTGAAGCGGACCCGGAGAACCTGAAGGAGCTGCATGCTAAAATTACTGAAGCTTAA
- the LOC122830315 gene encoding uncharacterized protein LOC122830315 isoform X2 — protein MSSALSRHVIWQSEGLVAYLNPRPWTPGSVILESSSPGGAGGSIFHLSESECSAWLLGARTVAELLCDRLGVRRCALVSRPHRDRPAQIRVLPLHGLDAEWRPHLAGEEEHNAHDPGYCTSKTAPRWSDSSLTDVQNRIRARLPLPDAPPDLTFLGDDPAHAGLFSRIVRGEEKQWRVWEDESHVAFLTPFPNSPGFTVLVPRRPLTSDIFRLQRGDYEALASAARKVSLLLEEGLGAWGVGLIFEGFEIDYAHAKLIPLLSPSPSGEGNGAATPRSPHFHPTYPGYVTSEDGPEADPENLKELHAKITEA, from the exons ATGTCCTCCGCTCTGTCTCGTCATGTGATCTGGCAGTCCGAGGGGCTGGTGGCCTACCTGAACCCCCGGCCCTGGACCCCGGGCTCCGTGATCCTGGAGAGCAGTTCTCCGGGCGGCGCGGGAGGCAGCATCTTCCACCTCAGCGAGTCCGAGTGCTCCGCCTGGCTGCTGGGGGCGAGGACCGTCGCTGAGCTGCTGTGTGACAGGCTGGGTGTTCGGAGGTGTGCTCTGGTCAGCAGACCCCACAGAGACAGACCTGCTCAG ATCCGTGTCCTGCCCCTCCACGGTCTGGACGCAGAGTGGCGCCCCCACCTGGCCGGAGAAGAGGAGCACAACGCTCACGACCCGGGATACTGCACCTCCAAAACGGCTCCTCGATGGAGCGACTCCAGCCTGACTGACGTTCAGAACCGGATCAGGGCGAGGCTGCCGCTCCCCGACGCGCCGCCCGACCTCACGTTCCTGGGCGACGACCCGGCTCACGCCGGCCTCTTCTCGCGCATCGTCCGAGGGGAGGAGAAGCAGTGGCGCGTGTGGGAGGACGAAAGCCACGTCGCCTTTCTCACTCCTTTCCCCAACTCCCCCGGCTTCACCGTGCTGGTTCCGCggcgacctctgacctctgacataTTCAGACTGCAGAGAGGAGACTACGAAGCGCTGGCGTCGGCCGCCAGGAAGGTGTCGCTGCTCTTGGAGGAAGGACTCGGCGCCTGGGGGGTGGGGCTCATTTTCGAGGGCTTTGAAATCGACTACGCTCACGCCAAGCTGATCCCGCTGCTGTCACCTTCGCCGTCAGGGGAAGGAAACGGAGCCGCCACGCCGCGCTCCCCGCACTTCCACCCCACTTACCCGGGTTATGTCACGTCAGAGGACGGGCCTGAAGCGGACCCGGAGAACCTGAAGGAGCTGCATGCTAAAATTACTGAAGCTTAA